In Phocoena sinus isolate mPhoSin1 chromosome 10, mPhoSin1.pri, whole genome shotgun sequence, a single genomic region encodes these proteins:
- the HDAC7 gene encoding histone deacetylase 7 isoform X1: MHSPGADGTQVSPGAHCPSPPGTGCPRPCADTPGPQPQPMDLRVGQRPPVEPPPEPTLLALQHPQRLHHHLFLAGLQTQRSAETMRVKIELPTHAAASSSDPAPLPPFSLPRPSPPSPTPRPSPGGRPSPQLSMDAPLPESQVGQQEQELRQLLNKDKSKRSAVASSVVKQKLAEVILKKQQAALERTVHPNSPSVPYRTLEPLETEGAARSMLSSFLPPVPSLPSDPPEHFPLRKTVSEPNLKLRYKPKKSLERRKNPLLRKESAPPSLRRRPAETLGDSSPSSSSTPASGCSSPNDSEHGPNPVLGSEALLGQRLRLQETSLAPFALLPTITLGLPAPPRADGDRRTHATLGPRGPVLASPHAPLFLPHGLEPEAGGPLPSRLQPILLLDPSVSHAPLLTVPGLGPLPFHFAQSLLTTERPSGSGLHRPLSRTRSEPLPPSATAPPLLGPLQPRLERLKPHVQLIKRPAKPSEKPRLQQIPSAEDLETDGGGVGPLGDDGLEHRESSHGQHEARGPVPLQQHQQVYLWEQQRLAGRLPRGATGDSVLPPLAQGGHRPLSRAQSSPAAPASLPTPEPTSQARVLPSSETPARTLPFTTGLVYDSVMLKHQCSCGDNSRHPEHAGRIQSIWSRLLERGLRSQCESLRGRKASLEELQSVHSERHVLLYGTNPLSRLKLDNGKLAGLLAQRMFVMLPCGGVGVDTDTIWNELHSSNAARWAAGSVTDLAFKVASRELKNGFAVVRPPGHHADHSTAMGFCFFNSVAIACRQLQQQGKASKILIVDWDVHHGNGTQQTFYQDPSVLYISLHRHDDGNFFPGSGAVDEVGAGSGEGFNVNVAWAGGLDPPVGDPEYLAAFRVVVMPIAREFSPDLVLVSAGFDAAEGHPPPLGGYHVSAKCFGYMTQQLMSLAGGAVVLALEGGHDLTAICDASEACVAALLGNKVDPLSEEGWKQKPNLNAIRSLEAVIRVHSEYWGCMQRLASCPDSWVPRVPGADAEEVEAVTALASLSVGILTEERTSEQLVEEEEPMNL; encoded by the exons ATGGGACCCAGGTGAGCCCGGGTGCTCACTGCCCCAGTCCCCCTGGCACAG gctgccccaggccctgcGCAGACACGCCAggccctcagccccagcccaTGGACCTGCGGGTGGGCCAGCGGCCCCCGGTGGAGCCCCCGCCGGAGCCCACGCTGCTGGCCCTGCAGCACCCCCAGCGCCTGCACCACCACCTCTTCCTGGCTGGCCTGCAGACCCAGCGCTCGGCGGAGACCATGAGGGTAAAGATAGAGCTCCCCACGCACGCAGCAGCCTCGAGCTCAGACCcggcacccctccctcccttcagccTCCCCAGACCCTCGCCTCCATCTCCAACTCCTCGCCCCTCCCCGGGCGGCCGGCCCTCCCCACAGCTCTCAATGGACGCGCCGTTGCCCGAGTCGCAGGTGGGGCAGCAGGAACAGGAGCTGCGGCAGCTTCTCAATAAGGACAAGAGCAAGCGCA GTGCCGTAGCCAGCAGTGTGGTCAAGCAGAAGCTGGCAGAGGTGATTCTGAAGAAACAGCAGGCAGCCTTAGAGAGGACGGTCCATCCCAATAGCCCCAGCGTTCCCTACAG AACTCTTGAGCCCTTGGAGACGGAAGGAGCTGCCCGTTCCATGCTCAGCAGCTTCCTGCCTCCTGTACCCAGCCTGCCCAGCGACCCCCCAGAACACTTCCCTCTGCGTAAGACAG TCTCTGAGCCCAACCTGAAGCTGCGCTACAAGCCCAAAAAGTCCCTGGAGCGGAGGAAGAACCCGCTGCTGCGGAAGGAGAGCGCCCCGCCCAGCCTCCGGCGGCGGCCGGCAGAGACCCTCGGCG ACTCCTCCCCCAGTAGTAGCAGCACGCCGGCGTCAGGGTGCAGCTCCCCCAATGACAGCGAGCACGGCCCCAACCCGGTCCTGGGCTCCGAG GCGCTCTTGGGCCAGCGGCTGCGGCTGCAGGAGACCTCTCTGGCTCCGTTCGCCTTGCTGCCCACAATCACGCTGGGGCTGCCCGCCCCTCCCAGG GCTGATGGTGACCGCAGGACCCATGCGACTCTGGGCCCTCGGGGACCAGTCCTGGCGAGTCCCCATGCTCCCCTCTTCCTGCCCCATGGCTTGGAGCCCGAGGCTGGAGGCCCCCTGCCCTCTCGCCTGCAGCCCATTCTCCTCCTGGATCCTTCGGTCTCTCACGCCCCTCTGCTGACTG TGCCCGGGCTTGGGCCCCTGCCCTTCCACTTTGCCCAGTCCTTACTGACCACCGAGCGGCCCTCCGGGTCAGGCCTCCACCGGCCGCTGAGCCGGACCCGCTCAGAGCCCCTGCCCCCAAGCGCCACTGCCCCCCCACTGCTGGGCCCCCTGCAGCCCCGCCTGGAGCGGCTCAAACCTCATGTGCAGCTGATCAAG aggccAGCCAAGCCGAGTGAGAAGCCCCGACTGCAGCAGATACCCTCGGCTGAGGACCTCGAGACAGATGGCGGGGGAGTGGGGCCACTGGGGGATGACGGCCTGGAACACAGGGAGTCCAGCCATGGGCAGCATGAGGCCCGAGGCCCTGTTCCTCTCCAGCAGCACCAGCAG GTGTACCTCTGGGAGCAGCAGCGACTGGCTGGGCGGCTCCCCCGGGGAGCCACTGGGGACTCCGTGCTGCCTCCCCTGGCCCAGGGCGGTCACCGGCCTCTGTCCAGGGCTCAGTCTTCCCCAGCCGCGCCTGCCTCCCTGCCAACCCCAGAGCCCACCAGCCAGGCCCGTGTCCTGCCCAGCTCAGAGACCCCTGCCCGGACCCTGCCCTTCACCACAG GGCTGGTCTATGACTCAGTAATGCTGAAGCACCAGTGTTCCTGCGGAGACAACAGCCGGCACCCGGAGCACGCAGGCCGCATCCAGAGCATCTGGTCCCGGCTGCTGGAGCGGGGGCTCCGGAGCCAGTGTGAG TCTCTCCGGGGCCGGAAGGCCTCCCTGGAGGAGCTGCAGTCAGTGCACTCGGAGCGGCATGTGCTCCTCTATGGCACCAACCCGCTCAGCCGCCTCAAACTGGACAATGGGAAGCTGGCAG GGCTCCTGGCACAGCGGATGTTCGTGATGCTGCCCTGCGGTGGCGTTGGG GTGGATACCGACACCATCTGGAACGAGCTGCACTCCTCCAATGCGGCCCGCTGGGCTGCCGGCAGCGTCACTGACCTCGCCTTCAAAGTGGCTTCCCGAGAGCTAAAG AACGGTTTTGCTGTGGTTCGGCCCCCAGGACACCATGCAGACCATTCCACAGCCAT gGGCTTCTGCTTCTTCAACTCAGTGGCCATCGCCTGCCGGCAGCTGCAACAACAGGGCAAGGCCAGCAAGATCCTCATCGTGGACTGG GACGTTCACCATGGCAACGGCACACAGCAGACCTTCTACCAGGACCCCAGCGTGCTCTACATCTCCCTTCATCGCCACGACGATGGCAACTTCTTCCCAGGCAGTGGGGCTGTGGATGAG GTGGGAGCTGGCAGCGGTGAGGGCTTCAATGTCAATGTGGCCTGGGCTGGAGGTCTGGACCCCCCAGTGGGGGATCCTGAGTACCTGGCCGCCTTCAG GGTAGTCGTGATGCCCATCGCCCGGGAGTTCTCTCCGGACCTGGTCCTGGTGTCAGCTGGGTTTGATGCTGCCGAGGGTCACCCACCCCCACTGGGTGGCTACCATGTTTCCGCCAAAT GTTTTGGGTACATGACGCAGCAGCTGATGAGCCTGGCGGGAGGCGCGGTGGTGCTGGCCTTGGAGGGTGGCCACGATCTCACAGCCATCTGTGACGCCTCTGAGGCCTGTGTGGCTGCTCTTCTAGGCAACAAG GTGGATCCCCTCTCAGAAGAAGGCTGGAAACAGAAACCCAACCTCAATGCCATCCGCTCTCTGGAAGCTGTGATCCGGGTGCACA GTGAATACTGGGGCTGCATGCAGCGCCTGGCCTCCTGTCCAGACTCCTGGGTGCCCAGGGTGCCAGGGGCCGATGCAGAAGAAGTGGAGGCAGTAACTGCACTGGCATCCCTCTCCGTGGGCATCCTGACTGAAGAGCG gacctcagagcaGCTGGTGGAGGAGGAAGAACCCATGAATCTTTAG
- the HDAC7 gene encoding histone deacetylase 7 isoform X3 — MHSPGADGTQVSPGAHCPSPPGTGCPRPCADTPGPQPQPMDLRVGQRPPVEPPPEPTLLALQHPQRLHHHLFLAGLQTQRSAETMRVKIELPTHAAASSSDPAPLPPFSLPRPSPPSPTPRPSPGGRPSPQLSMDAPLPESQVGQQEQELRQLLNKDKSKRSAVASSVVKQKLAEVILKKQQAALERTVHPNSPSVPYRTLEPLETEGAARSMLSSFLPPVPSLPSDPPEHFPLRKTVSEPNLKLRYKPKKSLERRKNPLLRKESAPPSLRRRPAETLGDSSPSSSSTPASGCSSPNDSEHGPNPVLGSEALLGQRLRLQETSLAPFALLPTITLGLPAPPRADGDRRTHATLGPRGPVLASPHAPLFLPHGLEPEAGGPLPSRLQPILLLDPSVSHAPLLTVPGLGPLPFHFAQSLLTTERPSGSGLHRPLSRTRSEPLPPSATAPPLLGPLQPRLERLKPHVQLIKRPAKPSEKPRLQQIPSAEDLETDGGGVGPLGDDGLEHRESSHGQHEARGPVPLQQHQQVYLWEQQRLAGRLPRGATGDSVLPPLAQGGHRPLSRAQSSPAAPASLPTPEPTSQARVLPSSETPARTLPFTTGLVYDSVMLKHQCSCGDNSRHPEHAGRIQSIWSRLLERGLRSQCESLRGRKASLEELQSVHSERHVLLYGTNPLSRLKLDNGKLAGLLAQRMFVMLPCGGVGVDTDTIWNELHSSNAARWAAGSVTDLAFKVASRELKNGFAVVRPPGHHADHSTAMGFCFFNSVAIACRQLQQQGKASKILIVDWDVHHGNGTQQTFYQDPSVLYISLHRHDDGNFFPGSGAVDEVGAGSGEGFNVNVAWAGGLDPPVGDPEYLAAFRVVVMPIAREFSPDLVLVSAGFDAAEGHPPPLGGYHVSAKCNKVDPLSEEGWKQKPNLNAIRSLEAVIRVHSEYWGCMQRLASCPDSWVPRVPGADAEEVEAVTALASLSVGILTEERTSEQLVEEEEPMNL, encoded by the exons ATGGGACCCAGGTGAGCCCGGGTGCTCACTGCCCCAGTCCCCCTGGCACAG gctgccccaggccctgcGCAGACACGCCAggccctcagccccagcccaTGGACCTGCGGGTGGGCCAGCGGCCCCCGGTGGAGCCCCCGCCGGAGCCCACGCTGCTGGCCCTGCAGCACCCCCAGCGCCTGCACCACCACCTCTTCCTGGCTGGCCTGCAGACCCAGCGCTCGGCGGAGACCATGAGGGTAAAGATAGAGCTCCCCACGCACGCAGCAGCCTCGAGCTCAGACCcggcacccctccctcccttcagccTCCCCAGACCCTCGCCTCCATCTCCAACTCCTCGCCCCTCCCCGGGCGGCCGGCCCTCCCCACAGCTCTCAATGGACGCGCCGTTGCCCGAGTCGCAGGTGGGGCAGCAGGAACAGGAGCTGCGGCAGCTTCTCAATAAGGACAAGAGCAAGCGCA GTGCCGTAGCCAGCAGTGTGGTCAAGCAGAAGCTGGCAGAGGTGATTCTGAAGAAACAGCAGGCAGCCTTAGAGAGGACGGTCCATCCCAATAGCCCCAGCGTTCCCTACAG AACTCTTGAGCCCTTGGAGACGGAAGGAGCTGCCCGTTCCATGCTCAGCAGCTTCCTGCCTCCTGTACCCAGCCTGCCCAGCGACCCCCCAGAACACTTCCCTCTGCGTAAGACAG TCTCTGAGCCCAACCTGAAGCTGCGCTACAAGCCCAAAAAGTCCCTGGAGCGGAGGAAGAACCCGCTGCTGCGGAAGGAGAGCGCCCCGCCCAGCCTCCGGCGGCGGCCGGCAGAGACCCTCGGCG ACTCCTCCCCCAGTAGTAGCAGCACGCCGGCGTCAGGGTGCAGCTCCCCCAATGACAGCGAGCACGGCCCCAACCCGGTCCTGGGCTCCGAG GCGCTCTTGGGCCAGCGGCTGCGGCTGCAGGAGACCTCTCTGGCTCCGTTCGCCTTGCTGCCCACAATCACGCTGGGGCTGCCCGCCCCTCCCAGG GCTGATGGTGACCGCAGGACCCATGCGACTCTGGGCCCTCGGGGACCAGTCCTGGCGAGTCCCCATGCTCCCCTCTTCCTGCCCCATGGCTTGGAGCCCGAGGCTGGAGGCCCCCTGCCCTCTCGCCTGCAGCCCATTCTCCTCCTGGATCCTTCGGTCTCTCACGCCCCTCTGCTGACTG TGCCCGGGCTTGGGCCCCTGCCCTTCCACTTTGCCCAGTCCTTACTGACCACCGAGCGGCCCTCCGGGTCAGGCCTCCACCGGCCGCTGAGCCGGACCCGCTCAGAGCCCCTGCCCCCAAGCGCCACTGCCCCCCCACTGCTGGGCCCCCTGCAGCCCCGCCTGGAGCGGCTCAAACCTCATGTGCAGCTGATCAAG aggccAGCCAAGCCGAGTGAGAAGCCCCGACTGCAGCAGATACCCTCGGCTGAGGACCTCGAGACAGATGGCGGGGGAGTGGGGCCACTGGGGGATGACGGCCTGGAACACAGGGAGTCCAGCCATGGGCAGCATGAGGCCCGAGGCCCTGTTCCTCTCCAGCAGCACCAGCAG GTGTACCTCTGGGAGCAGCAGCGACTGGCTGGGCGGCTCCCCCGGGGAGCCACTGGGGACTCCGTGCTGCCTCCCCTGGCCCAGGGCGGTCACCGGCCTCTGTCCAGGGCTCAGTCTTCCCCAGCCGCGCCTGCCTCCCTGCCAACCCCAGAGCCCACCAGCCAGGCCCGTGTCCTGCCCAGCTCAGAGACCCCTGCCCGGACCCTGCCCTTCACCACAG GGCTGGTCTATGACTCAGTAATGCTGAAGCACCAGTGTTCCTGCGGAGACAACAGCCGGCACCCGGAGCACGCAGGCCGCATCCAGAGCATCTGGTCCCGGCTGCTGGAGCGGGGGCTCCGGAGCCAGTGTGAG TCTCTCCGGGGCCGGAAGGCCTCCCTGGAGGAGCTGCAGTCAGTGCACTCGGAGCGGCATGTGCTCCTCTATGGCACCAACCCGCTCAGCCGCCTCAAACTGGACAATGGGAAGCTGGCAG GGCTCCTGGCACAGCGGATGTTCGTGATGCTGCCCTGCGGTGGCGTTGGG GTGGATACCGACACCATCTGGAACGAGCTGCACTCCTCCAATGCGGCCCGCTGGGCTGCCGGCAGCGTCACTGACCTCGCCTTCAAAGTGGCTTCCCGAGAGCTAAAG AACGGTTTTGCTGTGGTTCGGCCCCCAGGACACCATGCAGACCATTCCACAGCCAT gGGCTTCTGCTTCTTCAACTCAGTGGCCATCGCCTGCCGGCAGCTGCAACAACAGGGCAAGGCCAGCAAGATCCTCATCGTGGACTGG GACGTTCACCATGGCAACGGCACACAGCAGACCTTCTACCAGGACCCCAGCGTGCTCTACATCTCCCTTCATCGCCACGACGATGGCAACTTCTTCCCAGGCAGTGGGGCTGTGGATGAG GTGGGAGCTGGCAGCGGTGAGGGCTTCAATGTCAATGTGGCCTGGGCTGGAGGTCTGGACCCCCCAGTGGGGGATCCTGAGTACCTGGCCGCCTTCAG GGTAGTCGTGATGCCCATCGCCCGGGAGTTCTCTCCGGACCTGGTCCTGGTGTCAGCTGGGTTTGATGCTGCCGAGGGTCACCCACCCCCACTGGGTGGCTACCATGTTTCCGCCAAAT GCAACAAG GTGGATCCCCTCTCAGAAGAAGGCTGGAAACAGAAACCCAACCTCAATGCCATCCGCTCTCTGGAAGCTGTGATCCGGGTGCACA GTGAATACTGGGGCTGCATGCAGCGCCTGGCCTCCTGTCCAGACTCCTGGGTGCCCAGGGTGCCAGGGGCCGATGCAGAAGAAGTGGAGGCAGTAACTGCACTGGCATCCCTCTCCGTGGGCATCCTGACTGAAGAGCG gacctcagagcaGCTGGTGGAGGAGGAAGAACCCATGAATCTTTAG
- the HDAC7 gene encoding histone deacetylase 7 isoform X2: MHSPGADGTQVSPGAHCPSPPGTGCPRPCADTPGPQPQPMDLRVGQRPPVEPPPEPTLLALQHPQRLHHHLFLAGLQTQRSAETMRVKIELPTHAAASSSDPAPLPPFSLPRPSPPSPTPRPSPGGRPSPQLSMDAPLPESQVGQQEQELRQLLNKDKSKRSAVASSVVKQKLAEVILKKQQAALERTVHPNSPSVPYRTLEPLETEGAARSMLSSFLPPVPSLPSDPPEHFPLRKTVSEPNLKLRYKPKKSLERRKNPLLRKESAPPSLRRRPAETLGDSSPSSSSTPASGCSSPNDSEHGPNPVLGSEADGDRRTHATLGPRGPVLASPHAPLFLPHGLEPEAGGPLPSRLQPILLLDPSVSHAPLLTVPGLGPLPFHFAQSLLTTERPSGSGLHRPLSRTRSEPLPPSATAPPLLGPLQPRLERLKPHVQLIKRPAKPSEKPRLQQIPSAEDLETDGGGVGPLGDDGLEHRESSHGQHEARGPVPLQQHQQVYLWEQQRLAGRLPRGATGDSVLPPLAQGGHRPLSRAQSSPAAPASLPTPEPTSQARVLPSSETPARTLPFTTGLVYDSVMLKHQCSCGDNSRHPEHAGRIQSIWSRLLERGLRSQCESLRGRKASLEELQSVHSERHVLLYGTNPLSRLKLDNGKLAGLLAQRMFVMLPCGGVGVDTDTIWNELHSSNAARWAAGSVTDLAFKVASRELKNGFAVVRPPGHHADHSTAMGFCFFNSVAIACRQLQQQGKASKILIVDWDVHHGNGTQQTFYQDPSVLYISLHRHDDGNFFPGSGAVDEVGAGSGEGFNVNVAWAGGLDPPVGDPEYLAAFRVVVMPIAREFSPDLVLVSAGFDAAEGHPPPLGGYHVSAKCFGYMTQQLMSLAGGAVVLALEGGHDLTAICDASEACVAALLGNKVDPLSEEGWKQKPNLNAIRSLEAVIRVHSEYWGCMQRLASCPDSWVPRVPGADAEEVEAVTALASLSVGILTEERTSEQLVEEEEPMNL; encoded by the exons ATGGGACCCAGGTGAGCCCGGGTGCTCACTGCCCCAGTCCCCCTGGCACAG gctgccccaggccctgcGCAGACACGCCAggccctcagccccagcccaTGGACCTGCGGGTGGGCCAGCGGCCCCCGGTGGAGCCCCCGCCGGAGCCCACGCTGCTGGCCCTGCAGCACCCCCAGCGCCTGCACCACCACCTCTTCCTGGCTGGCCTGCAGACCCAGCGCTCGGCGGAGACCATGAGGGTAAAGATAGAGCTCCCCACGCACGCAGCAGCCTCGAGCTCAGACCcggcacccctccctcccttcagccTCCCCAGACCCTCGCCTCCATCTCCAACTCCTCGCCCCTCCCCGGGCGGCCGGCCCTCCCCACAGCTCTCAATGGACGCGCCGTTGCCCGAGTCGCAGGTGGGGCAGCAGGAACAGGAGCTGCGGCAGCTTCTCAATAAGGACAAGAGCAAGCGCA GTGCCGTAGCCAGCAGTGTGGTCAAGCAGAAGCTGGCAGAGGTGATTCTGAAGAAACAGCAGGCAGCCTTAGAGAGGACGGTCCATCCCAATAGCCCCAGCGTTCCCTACAG AACTCTTGAGCCCTTGGAGACGGAAGGAGCTGCCCGTTCCATGCTCAGCAGCTTCCTGCCTCCTGTACCCAGCCTGCCCAGCGACCCCCCAGAACACTTCCCTCTGCGTAAGACAG TCTCTGAGCCCAACCTGAAGCTGCGCTACAAGCCCAAAAAGTCCCTGGAGCGGAGGAAGAACCCGCTGCTGCGGAAGGAGAGCGCCCCGCCCAGCCTCCGGCGGCGGCCGGCAGAGACCCTCGGCG ACTCCTCCCCCAGTAGTAGCAGCACGCCGGCGTCAGGGTGCAGCTCCCCCAATGACAGCGAGCACGGCCCCAACCCGGTCCTGGGCTCCGAG GCTGATGGTGACCGCAGGACCCATGCGACTCTGGGCCCTCGGGGACCAGTCCTGGCGAGTCCCCATGCTCCCCTCTTCCTGCCCCATGGCTTGGAGCCCGAGGCTGGAGGCCCCCTGCCCTCTCGCCTGCAGCCCATTCTCCTCCTGGATCCTTCGGTCTCTCACGCCCCTCTGCTGACTG TGCCCGGGCTTGGGCCCCTGCCCTTCCACTTTGCCCAGTCCTTACTGACCACCGAGCGGCCCTCCGGGTCAGGCCTCCACCGGCCGCTGAGCCGGACCCGCTCAGAGCCCCTGCCCCCAAGCGCCACTGCCCCCCCACTGCTGGGCCCCCTGCAGCCCCGCCTGGAGCGGCTCAAACCTCATGTGCAGCTGATCAAG aggccAGCCAAGCCGAGTGAGAAGCCCCGACTGCAGCAGATACCCTCGGCTGAGGACCTCGAGACAGATGGCGGGGGAGTGGGGCCACTGGGGGATGACGGCCTGGAACACAGGGAGTCCAGCCATGGGCAGCATGAGGCCCGAGGCCCTGTTCCTCTCCAGCAGCACCAGCAG GTGTACCTCTGGGAGCAGCAGCGACTGGCTGGGCGGCTCCCCCGGGGAGCCACTGGGGACTCCGTGCTGCCTCCCCTGGCCCAGGGCGGTCACCGGCCTCTGTCCAGGGCTCAGTCTTCCCCAGCCGCGCCTGCCTCCCTGCCAACCCCAGAGCCCACCAGCCAGGCCCGTGTCCTGCCCAGCTCAGAGACCCCTGCCCGGACCCTGCCCTTCACCACAG GGCTGGTCTATGACTCAGTAATGCTGAAGCACCAGTGTTCCTGCGGAGACAACAGCCGGCACCCGGAGCACGCAGGCCGCATCCAGAGCATCTGGTCCCGGCTGCTGGAGCGGGGGCTCCGGAGCCAGTGTGAG TCTCTCCGGGGCCGGAAGGCCTCCCTGGAGGAGCTGCAGTCAGTGCACTCGGAGCGGCATGTGCTCCTCTATGGCACCAACCCGCTCAGCCGCCTCAAACTGGACAATGGGAAGCTGGCAG GGCTCCTGGCACAGCGGATGTTCGTGATGCTGCCCTGCGGTGGCGTTGGG GTGGATACCGACACCATCTGGAACGAGCTGCACTCCTCCAATGCGGCCCGCTGGGCTGCCGGCAGCGTCACTGACCTCGCCTTCAAAGTGGCTTCCCGAGAGCTAAAG AACGGTTTTGCTGTGGTTCGGCCCCCAGGACACCATGCAGACCATTCCACAGCCAT gGGCTTCTGCTTCTTCAACTCAGTGGCCATCGCCTGCCGGCAGCTGCAACAACAGGGCAAGGCCAGCAAGATCCTCATCGTGGACTGG GACGTTCACCATGGCAACGGCACACAGCAGACCTTCTACCAGGACCCCAGCGTGCTCTACATCTCCCTTCATCGCCACGACGATGGCAACTTCTTCCCAGGCAGTGGGGCTGTGGATGAG GTGGGAGCTGGCAGCGGTGAGGGCTTCAATGTCAATGTGGCCTGGGCTGGAGGTCTGGACCCCCCAGTGGGGGATCCTGAGTACCTGGCCGCCTTCAG GGTAGTCGTGATGCCCATCGCCCGGGAGTTCTCTCCGGACCTGGTCCTGGTGTCAGCTGGGTTTGATGCTGCCGAGGGTCACCCACCCCCACTGGGTGGCTACCATGTTTCCGCCAAAT GTTTTGGGTACATGACGCAGCAGCTGATGAGCCTGGCGGGAGGCGCGGTGGTGCTGGCCTTGGAGGGTGGCCACGATCTCACAGCCATCTGTGACGCCTCTGAGGCCTGTGTGGCTGCTCTTCTAGGCAACAAG GTGGATCCCCTCTCAGAAGAAGGCTGGAAACAGAAACCCAACCTCAATGCCATCCGCTCTCTGGAAGCTGTGATCCGGGTGCACA GTGAATACTGGGGCTGCATGCAGCGCCTGGCCTCCTGTCCAGACTCCTGGGTGCCCAGGGTGCCAGGGGCCGATGCAGAAGAAGTGGAGGCAGTAACTGCACTGGCATCCCTCTCCGTGGGCATCCTGACTGAAGAGCG gacctcagagcaGCTGGTGGAGGAGGAAGAACCCATGAATCTTTAG